A region of the Yarrowia lipolytica chromosome 1C, complete sequence genome:
TTCTAAACTTGTTTCTCAGGCACCTATAGACTGGCACAAGACGGCTCTGTCTTATCACGTTTCGGTCGTCCACCTGCTACAGCTGGCGTGCCATTTGTACGACAAAAAGGGCAAGGGATTGAATGATGAGACACAAAGACGCAACTGGGTGGACAAGCTTGCACACGCGAGTCTTCCTGAGACTCGTGATGTGAATGCTGTCAACATGGCGTCCAGAGACCATTCCAATTCAACCACGTCGGCCAACTCACACTCAAATTCGTCGGTTCCGAGTCTCAtcaagtcacgtgaaaagAGCCTGGTGATCTCGCCCACAGATGACGCTGTGTTTGCCAGTGTTGATCATATGAGCAATCCTCATGTGGAGATTAGCCACGCGACCAGTGGGACAGCTACGACGAATACTGATCCGCATTTGTTTTTGTCGACAGATCTGGAGGGAGTTTCTGCGAGTGCATTGGAGGAAGCTATTTTGAGTGCCTTGAACGATTAGGACAGGCTTCAAAGCGGTGAGTTTGTTGGACGATAGAAGACAGTGTACCGCAATGGTTGACACGATGTAGAGATACAGAATGGGGTGCAACAAGACAGTTTGACACCATGGATGATTCACGACGTTCCAGCAATTGTACATAGTAGTATTTATTAGACAAAATGATACAGGAGTGGTAAGATATGTGGAGCAGTATTGTACTTTTTGTACGAGAGACTGTTAACTAAGAATAAGTCAAGGGTAAGGGTCAATAATGACAAAGTGCTAGACATGGCTGAAATTAGCCAttatctacaagtaatacTTTTAGATGTCCAAAATCATCTTTGGTGGATACTGTACCTTACGAAAGATAGTCAATTAATTTTTGTttaaaagaaaaaaatactTGGATTATTTGTTTGGCTAATTCGAAGCTTAACAACAGGGCAGGTTGAATTGGCATTCTGTCAAgtaaagtacagtacaaaaAAACCCACTTTctacgtacagtactgaaCATTCCCGTAATGtaaccaccaccaccacactAACCCCCTTACACCGACCAAACCTACGCTTCTGATTAGTTGCCACTGACAACCCCCCACCGGCTGACTAATCCAAAGTATCACTCTGCACCCTCGCGCCTTCGCGCCAAGTGTACGGGATCTACCCCTGCCTATCCTGCGTGTGTCTGCAGGCACGGCACAGAATTTGGACAGCCAGTAGAAGGGTGTTAGTTGGTCAGCATATGGGTGAGGGAaaggtggtcacgtgcaatGGCACGTGACAATTGCATTCGTCACGAGACCAGATCGTATGCCACATGCATAAATctactggtacttgtataaaAGTTGTCGACGTCAGAGTTCTCCATTTGGCCCCCGTGGAACTTTCACCAATATTATCGTGCCAACCATCGTTAACCCCAGCCGATCCGGTGAAATGAAAAATAATATACGCTTTTGGAGCGTTTATGGGCGGTCTGAGGGCTGAATGTGCTCGGTCAGGCCATGTTTGTGCACCAATGGTGTATCTGCGGTCCCAATCCGTCTTGCAACCAGTATGAGCACTGCCTCTTTGGAGACTGCGGTGCACGGTGCACTTTGGTCTTGGATGCTTTGTTGAGCAGCATCATAAATCTGGTCGAGAGTAATAAGTAGCAATCTAGCGCGCCGAATGAGATAGTGTATATCGTGGTATATCTAAGGCTGCCAAACGCCACAGAGCAATACGGTGTCTCAGGTTTATTCTGGATCAGATAAGAGCCGTGTAATTTCGTTTTTAATCGTCTATTCATTGCGAATTCTGTTGCACGACTTGAGCATCATAGATGGTCTTGTCTGGGCTGTTGCCGTTGTATGCGTTGTGGTGCTAAAAATAACATGAGGGGGGTCAGAGAATATGCAGTCTTTTCTTTAATGTGCTCTCACCAAATGTACGTATGTATGCCGCCTCTTGTACGCTGTTGTGAAGCTCGTTATCGTGGGGCATGCGAATAAGTAATATGCAGAAACAGGCGGCCGTGTTGCAAGAACGATCTTCGCACCTTGAGGTCAATgtcagacacagaaaccaTGCTAGTGAAGCCACTCATAATTGGTCAGCACGCTGTGATCACACCGCACACATGCTCGCTTCAACATGTCCAAGTCTCCTACCTATCTCCCAACGTCTACAACTTTAACGCGTGGGTCAAGTGTAGTATGGGAGAGGAGAGGCAGTGTACAACTGGTTATGCAGGACGTTGTTTGGCTTGGCAAGAGGTCCAATCGACTCGAAAAGGCCAACCAAGTCCGTCTGCCGCTTTTCAGTTTGTAAATACGCCTGAAACCTCATATTTAAGTGTCTCGTATCTCCCCCAGACGCCCTATATaaccaactccaacttcaAC
Encoded here:
- a CDS encoding uncharacterized protein (Compare to YALI0C07282g, no similarity) — encoded protein: MKPTIYLRFPFNRNGFEDPATPATALSDKQLSDFISKLVSQAPIDWHKTALSYHVSVVHLLQLACHLYDKKGKGLNDETQRRNWVDKLAHASLPETRDVNAVNMASRDHSNSTTSANSHSNSSVPSLIKSREKSLVISPTDDAVFASVDHMSNPHVEISHATSGTATTNTDPHLFLSTDLEGVSASALEEAILSALND